The following proteins come from a genomic window of Geomonas sp. RF6:
- a CDS encoding Crp/Fnr family transcriptional regulator, translating into MHGKMHQSPDLAEFTKEFKPRRLPRKTIIFSPTDEIDVVFMVKKGRLRVYLAFEDKEFTLAFLEPGDFFSTHTRAFVQSLEDTEILEVSTARFQQKATEIPAISLGMMRILGSLFRSSISIIEGLAFKDVHLRLVDFLVESAVQRGQAVEGGILVELGLSTEDIALLVGSTRQTISTFLNGLIKRGIIEKKDRRTLIIRDLEALRTWKDSEK; encoded by the coding sequence ATGCACGGAAAGATGCACCAGTCGCCGGACCTCGCCGAGTTCACCAAGGAGTTCAAGCCGAGGCGCCTCCCCCGCAAGACGATCATCTTCTCTCCCACCGACGAAATAGACGTCGTCTTCATGGTGAAGAAGGGGCGGCTGCGGGTGTACCTCGCCTTTGAGGACAAGGAATTCACCCTCGCCTTCCTGGAGCCCGGCGATTTCTTCAGCACGCACACGCGGGCTTTTGTGCAGTCGCTGGAGGATACCGAGATCCTCGAGGTGAGCACTGCGCGCTTCCAGCAGAAAGCCACAGAAATTCCCGCCATTTCCCTCGGGATGATGAGGATTCTCGGATCCCTCTTCCGCAGTTCCATCTCCATCATAGAGGGGCTCGCCTTCAAGGACGTGCACCTGCGTCTGGTGGACTTCCTGGTGGAGTCCGCCGTGCAGCGCGGCCAGGCGGTCGAGGGTGGGATCCTGGTGGAACTCGGCCTCTCCACCGAAGACATCGCGCTTCTCGTCGGATCGACGAGGCAGACGATCTCCACCTTCCTGAACGGACTCATCAAGCGCGGCATCATCGAAAAGAAGGACCGTCGCACCCTCATCATCCGCGACCTCGAGGCGCTGAGGACGTGGAAGGATTCCGAGAAGTAG
- a CDS encoding methyl-accepting chemotaxis protein, which translates to MRKVTTIRQKITATIISLGGFSIVLLGVLAFIWKSSGLERWRTLSADILILSVMLTAAIGFLYLSLRKRILLLESLREHIAGVTSTWDLSRRLEIDTNDEIGELAREFNVMTEKLAAMVGKINASSQELSGVCSTIQGVSGQVAGAAERQAGAVTETSTAIGQIRESIEEVTRGVDGLSQSAAESTSSILELAASVEEVALNAESLAQSVEEVSSSVGEMTASIKQVKDSASSLMDTANVTSSSIMEMDSSIKQVERNARETAAISEAVRGDAEMGKEAVDAAIAGMQAIKSASHITAEVISNLSQRTGDIGAMLSVIDDVAGQTNLLALNAAIIAAQAGEHGKGFAVVADEIKQLAERTSRSTREIAEVIKGVQEETRRAVQAIGQAERSINEGESLSQKSGEALVKIVSGVQMATAQVESIARATMEQAKGSQMIREAMAQVAEMVRQIASATSEQGKGSAFIMAEVEKMNTLTMQLKNSTREQSHTGHFIAKSTENITEMIQAIKQACDEQSRGSDMILPAVENITTATESNLDGVIVLVDSLGNLAGQIDMLREEIGRFSIASAR; encoded by the coding sequence ATGCGCAAAGTTACCACCATCCGTCAGAAGATCACCGCCACCATCATTTCCCTCGGCGGTTTCAGTATCGTCCTCCTCGGTGTTCTCGCCTTCATCTGGAAAAGCAGCGGCCTGGAACGCTGGCGCACCCTCAGTGCCGACATCCTGATCCTCTCCGTCATGCTCACCGCCGCCATCGGTTTCCTCTACCTCTCCCTGCGCAAAAGAATCCTGCTCCTGGAGTCGCTGAGGGAACACATCGCCGGCGTCACCTCCACCTGGGACCTCAGCCGTCGACTGGAGATAGACACAAACGACGAGATAGGGGAGCTGGCGCGGGAATTCAACGTCATGACGGAGAAGCTCGCCGCCATGGTCGGAAAGATCAACGCCTCCAGCCAGGAGCTGAGCGGGGTCTGCTCCACCATCCAGGGGGTCTCCGGACAGGTAGCCGGGGCCGCCGAACGGCAGGCCGGTGCCGTCACCGAGACCTCCACCGCCATCGGCCAGATCAGGGAATCGATCGAAGAGGTCACCCGCGGCGTCGACGGGCTCTCCCAGTCCGCGGCGGAAAGCACCTCCTCGATCCTCGAGCTCGCCGCCAGCGTGGAGGAAGTGGCGCTGAACGCGGAGAGCCTCGCCCAGTCGGTGGAGGAGGTGAGCTCTTCCGTCGGCGAGATGACCGCCTCCATCAAGCAGGTGAAAGACAGCGCCTCCAGCCTCATGGACACCGCCAACGTGACCTCCTCCTCCATCATGGAGATGGACAGCTCCATCAAGCAGGTGGAAAGAAACGCCCGCGAGACGGCCGCCATCTCCGAGGCGGTGCGCGGCGACGCGGAAATGGGGAAAGAGGCGGTCGACGCGGCAATCGCCGGTATGCAGGCGATCAAGAGCGCCTCCCACATCACCGCTGAGGTCATCAGCAACCTTTCCCAGCGCACCGGCGACATCGGCGCGATGCTCTCCGTCATCGATGACGTGGCGGGGCAGACGAACCTTCTCGCCCTCAACGCGGCGATCATCGCGGCGCAGGCCGGCGAGCACGGCAAGGGATTCGCGGTCGTCGCCGACGAGATAAAGCAGCTCGCCGAGCGCACCAGCCGCTCCACCAGGGAGATCGCCGAGGTCATCAAGGGGGTTCAGGAGGAGACGCGCCGCGCGGTGCAGGCGATAGGGCAGGCGGAGCGCAGCATCAACGAAGGGGAGTCGCTCTCGCAGAAATCGGGGGAGGCGCTGGTAAAGATCGTCTCCGGCGTGCAGATGGCGACGGCCCAGGTGGAAAGCATCGCACGGGCTACCATGGAGCAGGCGAAGGGGAGCCAGATGATTCGCGAGGCGATGGCGCAGGTCGCGGAGATGGTGCGGCAGATAGCGTCGGCCACCAGCGAGCAGGGGAAGGGGAGCGCCTTCATCATGGCCGAGGTGGAGAAGATGAATACCCTCACGATGCAGCTGAAGAATTCGACGCGGGAGCAGAGTCACACCGGCCACTTCATCGCCAAATCGACCGAGAACATCACCGAGATGATTCAGGCGATCAAGCAGGCGTGCGACGAGCAGAGCCGCGGCAGCGACATGATTCTCCCCGCGGTGGAGAACATCACCACCGCCACGGAAAGCAACCTGGACGGCGTCATCGTCCTCGTGGACAGCCTGGGGAACCTCGCCGGCCAGATCGACATGCTGCGTGAGGAGATCGGCCGCTTCAGCATCGCCTCGGCCCGCTAA
- a CDS encoding hydrogenase large subunit, which produces MTASIITLDSRQLQLEEPMYFNLEMDGDRVATVDVVAGQSHRGLETLVLKRNFYQNITLLERLCSLCSNSHPSTFCMALEEIAGIAIPERAEYLRVIADEIKRIASHLFNCALLAHIAGRDALFKEIMELREIMQDTKEAIYGNRMDLAANCLGGVRYDPSPEALSYLKGQMEKMKQPLETLLSLFGSDAGLRARMEGVGVLSPEQAKACGVVGPVARACGIGYDTRRKSPYFAYPDLPFEVVVEEGGDVRARALVRLREARESVGIIERCVERMPGGPVAPEVLPEVPAGEAIAKSEAPRGELLYYLVTDGSQLPVRLKWRVPSFMNWDALGFMLRGERLADIPLIVNSIDPCISCTDR; this is translated from the coding sequence ATGACGGCTTCCATCATTACCCTCGACTCCCGCCAGCTCCAGCTCGAAGAGCCGATGTACTTCAACCTCGAGATGGACGGTGACAGGGTCGCCACGGTGGACGTGGTGGCGGGGCAGAGCCACCGCGGACTGGAGACGCTCGTCCTCAAGCGCAACTTCTACCAGAACATCACGCTCCTTGAGCGCCTCTGCTCGCTCTGCTCCAACAGCCACCCCTCCACCTTCTGCATGGCCCTGGAGGAGATCGCGGGTATCGCGATCCCCGAGCGAGCGGAGTACCTGCGCGTCATCGCCGACGAGATCAAGCGGATCGCCTCGCACCTCTTCAACTGCGCACTCCTTGCCCACATCGCGGGGCGCGACGCCCTCTTCAAGGAGATCATGGAGCTGCGCGAGATCATGCAGGACACCAAGGAGGCGATCTACGGCAACCGCATGGACCTCGCGGCGAACTGCCTCGGCGGCGTGCGCTACGATCCCTCCCCCGAAGCCCTCTCCTACCTGAAGGGGCAGATGGAAAAGATGAAGCAGCCGCTGGAAACGCTTCTCTCCCTCTTCGGCTCGGACGCCGGGCTGCGCGCCCGGATGGAAGGGGTGGGGGTCCTCTCCCCGGAGCAGGCGAAGGCGTGCGGCGTGGTGGGGCCGGTGGCGCGCGCCTGCGGCATCGGGTACGACACGCGGCGCAAGAGCCCCTACTTCGCCTACCCCGATCTCCCCTTCGAGGTCGTTGTGGAGGAGGGGGGGGATGTGCGGGCCCGGGCCCTGGTGAGGCTGCGGGAAGCGCGGGAGTCGGTGGGGATCATCGAGCGGTGCGTGGAGAGGATGCCGGGCGGCCCGGTAGCGCCGGAGGTTCTGCCGGAGGTCCCGGCAGGGGAGGCGATCGCGAAATCGGAGGCGCCGCGCGGGGAGCTTCTGTACTACCTCGTGACGGACGGCTCCCAGCTCCCGGTGCGCCTGAAGTGGCGGGTGCCGAGCTTCATGAACTGGGATGCCCTCGGTTTCATGCTCAGGGGGGAGCGGCTCGCCGATATCCCTCTCATCGTTAACAGCATCGATCCGTGCATCTCCTGCACGGACCGCTGA
- a CDS encoding 4Fe-4S dicluster domain-containing protein — translation MNQKIQQRENAIVFCDAEKCLGCHSCELACAVAHGGKDLHTSALLGMTLRPRTKVVAVADIMMPVQCRQCEDAPCAFACPSGSIRQEEGLVTIQQQTCMGCKACVMVCPFGAISVKGSGDGGPARTRTNRGVAHKCDLCAGTGRETPACVEGCPRKALSLIDLEEYRQTLREARVAELAQSHKYLKKRKETL, via the coding sequence ATGAACCAGAAAATTCAGCAGCGGGAAAATGCCATCGTTTTCTGCGATGCGGAGAAGTGCCTCGGATGCCACAGCTGTGAGCTGGCATGCGCGGTCGCCCACGGTGGCAAGGATCTGCACACCTCGGCGCTCTTGGGGATGACGCTGCGCCCCCGCACGAAGGTCGTCGCAGTCGCCGACATCATGATGCCGGTACAGTGCCGGCAATGCGAGGACGCGCCGTGCGCCTTCGCCTGCCCCAGCGGGTCGATCCGGCAGGAAGAAGGGCTGGTCACCATCCAGCAGCAGACGTGCATGGGGTGCAAGGCGTGCGTCATGGTCTGTCCCTTCGGCGCCATCAGCGTGAAGGGGAGCGGCGACGGTGGTCCTGCCCGCACCCGCACCAACCGCGGTGTCGCCCACAAATGTGACCTGTGCGCCGGCACCGGCAGGGAAACCCCCGCCTGCGTGGAGGGGTGCCCCAGGAAGGCGCTCAGCCTCATCGATCTCGAGGAATACCGCCAGACACTGCGCGAGGCCAGGGTGGCGGAGCTCGCTCAATCTCATAAATACCTCAAGAAAAGGAAGGAAACGCTATGA
- a CDS encoding NADH-quinone oxidoreductase subunit C, whose amino-acid sequence MNEFQEKVAARLRSSAGKEVEISWRASGKGVQTGWCTVAAADLFPVAQGVQELDGRLSAITGYLCAGKADEGARQLAYHFDLDGATLTVTVPLPLHGATVPSLTPIFRSADWNERELMELYEVEVAGHPDPRRLFLDESLEPAALERLIPYSSFINAASPKTLFEKVLLDQGKEGAR is encoded by the coding sequence ATGAACGAATTTCAGGAAAAGGTAGCGGCGCGGCTTCGGTCGAGCGCCGGCAAGGAGGTGGAGATTTCCTGGCGCGCCTCCGGCAAAGGAGTGCAGACCGGCTGGTGCACGGTCGCCGCCGCAGATCTCTTCCCCGTCGCTCAGGGGGTGCAGGAGCTCGACGGCAGGCTCTCCGCAATCACCGGGTATCTCTGCGCGGGAAAAGCTGACGAGGGTGCCCGCCAACTCGCCTACCACTTCGACCTCGACGGCGCCACCCTCACCGTCACTGTCCCCCTGCCGCTGCACGGTGCCACCGTTCCATCCCTCACCCCGATCTTTCGCAGCGCCGACTGGAACGAGCGGGAGCTCATGGAGCTCTACGAGGTCGAGGTCGCAGGTCACCCCGACCCGCGCCGCCTCTTTTTGGACGAGTCGCTGGAGCCTGCCGCGCTGGAGCGGCTGATCCCCTACTCCTCCTTTATCAATGCGGCGAGCCCGAAGACCCTCTTTGAGAAGGTCCTCCTCGATCAGGGAAAGGAGGGGGCACGATGA
- the hypA gene encoding hydrogenase maturation nickel metallochaperone HypA, producing the protein MHEMSLVASLMELIEDTVQRHDVQRVGRVFLKAGRMAAVEPMTLRACFEALSEGTAAQGADLVIEEVPVSCSCRECTKIYRVERYDFRCPVCGSGDTELLTGRELRLDRLEALSAA; encoded by the coding sequence ATGCACGAGATGTCGCTGGTGGCAAGCCTGATGGAGCTGATCGAAGACACCGTGCAACGCCACGACGTACAGCGCGTGGGACGGGTCTTTCTGAAGGCGGGGAGAATGGCCGCGGTGGAGCCGATGACGCTGCGCGCCTGCTTCGAGGCGCTCTCGGAGGGGACGGCGGCACAGGGGGCGGATCTCGTCATCGAAGAGGTGCCGGTGAGTTGCTCCTGCCGGGAGTGCACGAAGATCTACCGGGTGGAGAGGTACGACTTCCGCTGCCCGGTGTGCGGCAGCGGCGATACGGAGCTCCTGACCGGAAGGGAGCTGAGGCTTGACAGGCTGGAAGCTCTCTCGGCAGCGTGA